From Vibrio splendidus, a single genomic window includes:
- a CDS encoding glutamate-5-semialdehyde dehydrogenase encodes MDLTNMGIAAKDAAFHLATASTAQKNKALAIIADELEANAATILEANAKDIELGREAGLTDALLDRLLLNEERLTGIANDVRNVISLNDPVGSEMDSKVLENGMSLSRRRVPLGVVGVIYEARPNVTIDIAALCLKTGNASILRGGKETFFSNMELVKVIQSALEKAELPAASVQYIEKPDRELVSQLLKLDDYVDMIIPRGGAGLHKMCKENSTIPVIIGGFGISHIFVDESADLEKSVDVVENSKVQRPSACNSLDTLLVHEAVAEAFLSQLTQRLAGKVTLVADASAKSLLAGFEDQRDAIEGDFDTEWLSYTLGVKVVADVAEAIDHMRVHNASHSDAIMTNSLESSERFINSVGSAAVYVNASTRFTDGAQFGLGAEVAVSTQKLHARGPMGLEELTSYKWVGKANYLIRG; translated from the coding sequence GTGGATTTAACTAACATGGGTATTGCAGCAAAAGACGCTGCTTTCCACCTAGCGACCGCATCAACGGCGCAAAAGAACAAAGCATTGGCGATCATCGCTGATGAGCTAGAAGCAAACGCGGCAACGATTCTAGAAGCGAACGCGAAAGATATCGAACTTGGCCGTGAAGCGGGCCTGACTGATGCACTTTTAGATCGTCTATTGCTGAACGAAGAGCGCTTAACAGGTATCGCTAACGATGTGCGTAACGTGATTAGCCTGAACGACCCAGTAGGCAGCGAAATGGACAGTAAGGTACTGGAAAACGGTATGTCACTGTCTCGCCGCCGTGTGCCGCTTGGTGTGGTTGGTGTTATCTATGAAGCGCGTCCAAACGTAACCATTGATATTGCAGCTCTGTGTTTGAAGACAGGTAACGCAAGCATTCTACGTGGTGGTAAAGAGACGTTCTTCTCGAACATGGAACTGGTTAAAGTCATCCAGTCTGCATTAGAGAAAGCTGAGCTTCCTGCCGCTTCAGTTCAGTACATTGAAAAACCTGATCGTGAATTAGTATCTCAACTGCTTAAGTTGGATGACTACGTGGATATGATCATTCCTCGTGGTGGCGCTGGCTTGCACAAGATGTGTAAAGAGAACAGCACCATTCCAGTGATCATTGGCGGTTTTGGTATCAGTCATATCTTTGTTGATGAAAGCGCTGACCTTGAAAAGTCTGTTGATGTGGTTGAAAACTCTAAAGTTCAACGCCCGTCTGCGTGTAATTCACTCGATACATTATTAGTGCACGAAGCGGTTGCTGAGGCTTTCTTATCGCAGCTAACACAGCGTTTAGCGGGCAAGGTTACCTTGGTTGCTGATGCTAGCGCAAAATCGCTGCTAGCGGGTTTTGAAGACCAACGTGATGCGATTGAAGGCGACTTTGACACTGAATGGCTAAGCTACACGCTAGGCGTAAAAGTGGTAGCGGATGTGGCAGAAGCGATTGACCACATGCGTGTACACAACGCGAGTCACTCAGATGCGATCATGACCAACAGCCTAGAGAGCTCAGAGCGCTTTATTAACTCTGTCGGTTCTGCGGCGGTTTATGTAAATGCATCAACACGTTTTACTGATGGCGCACAGTTTGGTTTAGGCGCTGAAGTCGCAGTCTCAACCCAGAAGCTGCACGCTCGCGG
- the proB gene encoding glutamate 5-kinase, producing the protein MLKHHLLFVLFIKDFMTTNHQSGTTTQSKTVVVKLGTSVLTGGTLALDRAHMVELVRQCAELKKQGHSVVMVSSGAIAAGREHLGYPALPNSMASKQLLAAVGQSQLIQVWESLFAIYGLKIGQMLLTRADLDDRERFLNARDTINALVEHDIIPVVNENDAVATNEIKVGDNDNLSALVGILCGADKLLLLTDQKGLFTADPRKDPNAELIKEVKTIDDTLRKIAGGSGTTLGTGGMATKLQAADIARRAGIEVIIAAGSAENVVFDSLSDNPQGTRFLPLAEALENRKRWILAGPASAGDIVVDDGAVNAVNTKGSSLLAKGVIRVKGEFSRGEVTQVTDSKGKVIARGIASYSSQDLAKIAGKHSKDIGGILGYDYGSEVIHRDDLVVIQE; encoded by the coding sequence TTGCTAAAACATCACCTCTTATTTGTTTTATTCATAAAAGACTTCATGACAACAAATCATCAAAGCGGGACAACAACACAGAGTAAAACTGTCGTTGTTAAACTGGGTACCAGTGTCTTAACTGGTGGAACATTGGCATTAGACCGCGCTCACATGGTTGAGCTGGTTCGTCAATGTGCTGAATTAAAAAAACAAGGCCACTCTGTGGTTATGGTTTCGTCTGGTGCAATTGCAGCCGGACGTGAGCACCTTGGTTACCCCGCACTTCCCAACTCGATGGCAAGCAAACAATTGCTTGCAGCAGTTGGGCAAAGTCAGTTGATTCAAGTTTGGGAGTCTTTGTTTGCTATCTATGGCCTTAAGATTGGCCAGATGCTACTGACTCGTGCTGATCTCGATGATCGCGAGCGTTTTCTGAATGCACGTGACACGATCAACGCGCTCGTTGAGCACGATATTATTCCGGTAGTAAACGAAAACGACGCAGTAGCCACCAATGAAATTAAAGTGGGCGACAACGATAACTTATCGGCACTGGTTGGTATTTTATGTGGCGCTGATAAGCTTTTGTTACTCACTGACCAAAAAGGCCTGTTTACGGCAGACCCACGTAAAGATCCGAATGCTGAACTTATCAAAGAAGTAAAAACCATTGATGACACACTGCGTAAGATCGCAGGTGGCAGTGGTACTACGTTAGGTACCGGCGGCATGGCGACAAAACTGCAGGCGGCTGATATTGCTCGTCGTGCGGGTATCGAAGTGATTATTGCAGCAGGCAGTGCTGAAAATGTGGTGTTTGATTCATTGAGTGACAACCCACAAGGCACACGTTTCTTGCCTTTAGCTGAAGCGCTTGAAAACCGTAAACGTTGGATTCTAGCGGGCCCAGCTTCTGCTGGTGACATCGTAGTCGACGATGGAGCGGTGAACGCAGTTAACACCAAGGGCAGTAGCTTGTTGGCGAAAGGGGTTATTCGAGTTAAAGGCGAATTCTCTCGTGGTGAAGTCACTCAAGTCACAGACAGCAAAGGCAAAGTCATTGCGCGTGGTATCGCTAGCTATTCAAGCCAAGACCTAGCAAAAATTGCAGGCAAGCACAGTAAAGATATTGGCGGCATTCTTGGATACGATTATGGGTCAGAAGTCATTCATCGTGACGACCTAGTTGTGATTCAAGAGTAG
- the crl gene encoding sigma factor-binding protein Crl: MSEVTQQPTHYRLLNVLKAIGPYLREPQSEDGHYIFDCLSVCVNDKKSPEEREFWGWWLELDKSEEGFSAKYNTGKYNIDGNWDPLPLPKKAVAEVSRTQEAFHQKLVDELQKKFEIGVQLDEESVEFV, from the coding sequence ATGTCAGAAGTGACACAACAACCTACGCATTATCGCTTGTTAAACGTTTTAAAGGCTATTGGGCCTTACTTGAGGGAGCCGCAATCAGAAGATGGTCATTACATTTTTGATTGCTTGTCTGTGTGTGTGAACGATAAAAAGTCACCAGAAGAGCGTGAGTTCTGGGGCTGGTGGTTAGAGTTGGATAAGTCGGAAGAAGGATTCTCGGCGAAGTACAACACGGGTAAATACAACATTGATGGTAACTGGGATCCTTTGCCATTACCTAAAAAGGCGGTCGCTGAGGTGTCTCGAACTCAAGAAGCCTTTCACCAAAAGCTGGTTGACGAACTTCAAAAGAAATTTGAAATCGGCGTTCAGTTAGACGAAGAGTCTGTCGAATTCGTCTGA
- the frsA gene encoding esterase FrsA has product MSESEETSSNLSETLFVKHKQAKETSMLTRYMPSSEELLDKKREEQNSSWYRNLRRLQWVWQGVNPIEQEAVLARIASSDNSRTTDEWLDTVMGYRSGNWAYEWTKLGMQHQNRSNEKNGEEMAEELFSASLCFSIAGYPHLKNDNLAAQAQVLANAAYSEAIKHTKLIVKQIEVPYQNKKIKANLHLTKTDKPQPVVIVSAGLDSLQTDMWRLFRDYLAPKNIAMLTIDMPSIGHSSHWPLTEDSSCLHQAVLNELPNIPWVDHHKVGLFGFRFGGNAMVRLSFLEQHKLKACISLGAPIHDIFVHADKLKQMPKMHLDVLASRLGKGAVDINSLSGQLMAWSLKVQGLLANSKTSVPILALALEGDPVSPHLDNQLVAIYSDYGKAKKIKTKSITQGYEQSLELAIKWLEDELFR; this is encoded by the coding sequence ATGTCTGAATCAGAAGAAACGAGCTCGAACCTTTCGGAAACCTTGTTTGTAAAGCACAAGCAGGCCAAAGAGACCTCAATGCTTACTCGCTACATGCCAAGTTCAGAAGAACTGTTGGATAAAAAGCGTGAAGAGCAGAACTCATCTTGGTATCGAAACCTAAGACGTCTTCAGTGGGTATGGCAAGGCGTTAACCCAATTGAGCAAGAAGCGGTATTGGCTCGCATTGCGTCATCAGACAATTCACGCACGACGGACGAGTGGCTAGACACCGTGATGGGCTATCGCAGCGGTAACTGGGCATACGAGTGGACCAAGCTGGGTATGCAGCATCAGAATCGCTCTAATGAAAAGAACGGCGAAGAAATGGCTGAAGAGTTATTTTCAGCATCGCTGTGTTTCAGCATTGCGGGCTACCCACATCTAAAGAACGATAACCTTGCTGCTCAGGCACAGGTATTAGCGAATGCGGCGTATTCTGAAGCGATCAAACACACCAAATTGATCGTCAAACAAATCGAAGTGCCGTATCAAAATAAAAAGATTAAGGCGAACTTACATCTAACCAAAACAGATAAACCACAACCTGTCGTGATCGTGAGTGCAGGTTTAGATAGTCTGCAAACTGACATGTGGCGTTTGTTTAGAGATTACCTAGCACCGAAAAACATTGCGATGCTAACGATTGATATGCCGTCGATAGGGCACAGTTCGCATTGGCCTTTGACGGAAGATTCTTCTTGCCTGCATCAAGCCGTGCTGAATGAACTGCCTAACATTCCATGGGTGGACCATCATAAAGTCGGTCTGTTTGGGTTCCGATTCGGTGGTAACGCGATGGTGAGGTTATCCTTCCTTGAGCAGCACAAACTCAAAGCCTGTATCTCTCTTGGCGCACCGATCCACGATATCTTTGTTCATGCGGACAAACTTAAGCAGATGCCTAAGATGCACTTGGACGTATTGGCTTCGCGTCTTGGTAAAGGAGCAGTGGATATCAATAGCCTTTCTGGGCAACTGATGGCTTGGTCATTGAAGGTGCAAGGCTTGCTGGCTAACAGTAAGACAAGTGTTCCTATTTTGGCATTGGCTTTGGAAGGTGACCCTGTTTCACCGCATCTGGATAATCAACTGGTTGCTATTTACAGTGATTACGGCAAAGCGAAGAAAATCAAAACCAAATCAATTACACAGGGGTATGAGCAATCCCTCGAATTAGCGATAAAGTGGCTTGAGGATGAATTATTTAGATGA
- the tet(34) gene encoding oxytetracycline resistance phosphoribosyltransferase domain-containing protein Tet(34): protein MSNKFIITWDNMQTYCRQLAEKQMPAEQWKGIWAVSRGGLVPGAILARELGIRHVDTICISSYDHDHQRDMTVVKAPEGDGEGFLIVEDLVDSGDTARKLREMYPKAKLIAVCAKPSGAHLLDEYIVDIAQDTWIEQPWDTSLSFIEPVNRKSK, encoded by the coding sequence ATGAGCAACAAATTCATTATCACTTGGGACAACATGCAGACTTACTGCCGTCAACTTGCTGAAAAGCAAATGCCAGCAGAGCAGTGGAAAGGCATCTGGGCGGTAAGCCGTGGTGGTTTGGTTCCCGGTGCAATCTTGGCTCGTGAGCTAGGTATTCGTCACGTAGATACGATTTGTATTTCTAGCTACGACCACGATCACCAACGTGATATGACTGTAGTTAAAGCACCTGAAGGTGATGGTGAAGGCTTCTTAATCGTTGAAGATCTTGTTGATAGTGGTGACACTGCACGCAAGCTTCGCGAAATGTACCCTAAAGCGAAACTGATTGCTGTTTGTGCAAAACCATCTGGTGCACATTTATTAGACGAGTACATCGTGGATATCGCTCAAGATACATGGATTGAGCAACCTTGGGATACTAGCTTAAGCTTCATTGAGCCAGTAAATCGCAAGTCAAAATAA
- a CDS encoding NCS2 family permease encodes MFEKLFKLSENGTNVRTEIIAGLTTFLTMAYIIFVNPMILADAGMDHGAVFVATCLAAAIGCFIMGFVANYPIAQAPGMGLNAFFTYAVVMGMGYTWQVALAAVFVSGVIFIFLSIFKIREWIINSIPMSLRVGISAGIGLFLAFIALSNAGIVVSNPATKVSLGDITAIAPILGALGFFITIALVHRGVKGAVMIAILAITAIGIAIGDVQYGGIMSTPPSLAPTFMQLDFSAVFEIGMISVVFAFLFVDLFDTAGTLVGVATKANLIKEDGKLPRLNKALLADSTATSIGALLGTSNTTSYVESVAGVAEGGRTGLTAVVVGILFLLALFFSPLAGMIPAYATSGALFYVAILMMSGLVGIDWRDLTEAAPVVVTCLLMPLTYSIAEGISLGFIAYAAIKLLSGKGRDVSPAVWVMSVIFILKYIFA; translated from the coding sequence ATGTTCGAAAAGCTATTCAAACTCAGTGAAAATGGCACCAATGTGCGCACTGAAATCATCGCAGGTCTAACAACCTTCCTAACAATGGCTTACATCATTTTTGTAAACCCAATGATTCTAGCTGATGCTGGTATGGACCATGGCGCTGTATTTGTAGCAACCTGTTTAGCGGCTGCTATTGGCTGTTTCATCATGGGCTTTGTTGCTAACTATCCAATTGCTCAAGCTCCAGGCATGGGTTTGAACGCATTCTTTACCTACGCTGTTGTAATGGGTATGGGTTATACATGGCAAGTTGCTCTGGCAGCGGTTTTCGTATCAGGCGTGATCTTCATCTTCTTAAGTATCTTTAAGATTCGTGAATGGATTATCAACTCGATTCCTATGTCTCTGCGTGTTGGTATCTCTGCGGGTATCGGCCTTTTCCTTGCGTTTATCGCGCTTAGCAATGCAGGCATCGTGGTTTCTAACCCAGCGACTAAAGTTTCACTGGGCGACATTACCGCGATTGCTCCTATCTTAGGCGCGCTTGGTTTCTTCATTACTATTGCTCTTGTTCACCGTGGTGTGAAAGGCGCAGTAATGATCGCGATTCTCGCTATCACAGCGATTGGTATTGCGATCGGTGACGTTCAATACGGCGGCATCATGTCGACACCACCAAGCCTTGCACCTACATTCATGCAGCTTGATTTCTCTGCTGTATTTGAAATCGGTATGATTTCAGTGGTATTCGCATTCTTGTTCGTCGATTTGTTCGATACAGCGGGTACTCTGGTTGGTGTTGCAACGAAAGCAAACCTAATCAAAGAAGACGGTAAACTACCGCGCTTGAACAAAGCACTGCTTGCTGACTCTACAGCAACATCTATTGGTGCATTGCTAGGTACATCAAACACAACTTCTTATGTTGAGAGTGTTGCGGGTGTTGCTGAAGGCGGTCGTACCGGTCTAACTGCGGTTGTTGTTGGTATCTTATTCCTACTGGCTCTTTTCTTCTCGCCACTTGCAGGTATGATTCCGGCTTACGCAACATCAGGTGCACTTTTCTATGTAGCAATTCTGATGATGTCTGGCCTAGTTGGCATTGATTGGCGTGATCTTACGGAAGCCGCACCAGTCGTGGTAACATGTCTGCTTATGCCGCTGACGTACTCTATCGCTGAGGGTATCTCACTAGGTTTCATCGCTTACGCTGCAATTAAGCTGCTAAGTGGTAAAGGTCGCGACGTTTCACCTGCGGTATGGGTAATGTCCGTTATCTTTATTCTTAAATATATTTTCGCTTAA
- a CDS encoding aminoacyl-histidine dipeptidase — protein MSEFHSEISKLSPAPIWQFFDKICSIPHPSKHEEELAQYIIAWATEQGLDVRRDPTGNVFIKKPATPGMENKKGVVLQAHIDMVPQKNEDTDHDFTKDPIQPYIDGEWVTAKGTTLGADNGMGMASCLAVLASNEIQHGPIEVLLTVDEEAGMTGAFGLEAGWLEGDILLNTDSEQEGEVYMGCAGGIDGAMTFEIARNAIPADFVTRKLTLKGLKGGHSGCDIHTGRANANKLIARFLAGHAKELDLRIVEFKGGSLRNAIPREGFVTVAVPAANQEKLASLYNYYTELLSTELGKVEDSIVTFNEEASVEMGALASADQARFIAALNACPNGVIRMSDEIEGVVETSLNVGVITTEEDSITVLCLIRSLIDSGRSQVESMLHSVAELAGANIAFSGAYPGWKPDADSEIMHIFRDMYEGIYGHKPNIMVIHAGLECGLFKEPYPNMDMVSFGPTIKFPHSPDEKVKIDTVELFWNQMVALLAAIPEKA, from the coding sequence GTGTCTGAATTCCATTCTGAGATCAGTAAATTGTCCCCTGCCCCTATTTGGCAGTTTTTCGATAAAATTTGTTCAATCCCGCACCCTTCGAAACATGAAGAGGAGCTTGCTCAATACATTATTGCTTGGGCAACAGAGCAAGGCCTAGATGTACGTCGCGACCCAACGGGCAACGTATTCATCAAAAAGCCAGCAACGCCGGGTATGGAAAACAAAAAAGGTGTCGTGCTACAAGCTCACATCGATATGGTTCCACAAAAGAACGAAGACACTGATCACGACTTTACAAAAGATCCAATCCAGCCATACATCGATGGCGAATGGGTTACAGCAAAAGGCACAACGCTTGGTGCTGATAACGGCATGGGCATGGCTTCTTGCTTAGCCGTTCTTGCTTCGAACGAAATCCAACACGGCCCTATCGAAGTTCTACTCACTGTAGATGAAGAAGCAGGCATGACTGGCGCGTTCGGTCTTGAAGCCGGTTGGTTAGAAGGCGATATCCTTCTTAATACTGACTCAGAGCAAGAAGGCGAAGTGTACATGGGTTGTGCGGGCGGTATCGACGGTGCAATGACATTTGAAATTGCACGTAATGCGATTCCAGCTGACTTCGTAACACGCAAGCTAACGCTAAAAGGCCTAAAAGGCGGTCACTCTGGTTGTGACATCCACACCGGTCGTGCAAACGCAAACAAACTGATTGCTCGCTTCCTAGCGGGTCACGCAAAAGAGCTAGACCTTCGCATCGTCGAATTCAAAGGTGGTAGCCTTCGTAACGCAATTCCTCGTGAAGGTTTCGTAACGGTTGCGGTTCCTGCGGCAAACCAAGAAAAACTGGCTTCACTATACAACTACTACACTGAGCTACTTTCAACAGAGCTAGGTAAAGTAGAAGACAGCATCGTGACTTTCAATGAAGAAGCTTCTGTAGAAATGGGCGCACTAGCGTCAGCAGACCAAGCTCGCTTTATCGCGGCACTTAACGCATGTCCAAACGGCGTGATTCGTATGAGTGACGAGATTGAAGGTGTTGTTGAAACGTCTCTAAACGTAGGTGTTATCACAACGGAAGAAGATTCAATCACAGTACTTTGCTTGATCCGCTCTCTAATCGACTCTGGCCGTAGCCAAGTAGAAAGCATGCTTCATTCTGTTGCTGAACTAGCAGGTGCTAACATCGCGTTCTCTGGTGCTTACCCAGGTTGGAAACCAGACGCTGATTCAGAAATTATGCATATCTTCCGAGACATGTACGAAGGTATCTACGGTCACAAGCCAAACATCATGGTTATCCATGCTGGTCTTGAATGTGGTCTGTTCAAAGAACCTTACCCGAACATGGATATGGTTTCTTTCGGCCCCACGATCAAGTTCCCACACTCTCCTGATGAGAAAGTGAAGATCGATACTGTTGAATTGTTCTGGAACCAAATGGTTGCATTACTTGCTGCGATCCCAGAAAAAGCATAA
- a CDS encoding DUF3332 domain-containing protein, which produces MKKTITKIVALAVVSVALSGCVGSNAVTGYLMKFNVKAVDNRYARGGLNILLAPAYGLTVAADYLVFNSLEFWTGSNPLTGAPHIFDTKTDTYLDINDQLDKSLTEAPVGPITSADMIEKGQMQQIDENTIQMDITYQSGERATLIGVRDGEMVTYFIDGEVVAQTSIDELESYAASRA; this is translated from the coding sequence ATGAAAAAAACAATTACTAAGATCGTTGCACTGGCGGTGGTTTCTGTCGCTCTATCTGGCTGTGTGGGTAGTAACGCAGTAACCGGTTATCTAATGAAGTTTAACGTGAAGGCTGTTGATAACCGTTACGCTCGTGGTGGTTTGAACATACTACTTGCACCTGCGTATGGTCTAACGGTTGCTGCCGATTACCTAGTATTCAACTCACTAGAGTTCTGGACGGGTAGCAACCCACTAACAGGTGCTCCGCACATCTTTGATACTAAGACTGATACTTACCTTGATATCAACGATCAGCTTGATAAGTCACTGACTGAAGCGCCAGTAGGCCCGATCACGAGTGCCGATATGATTGAGAAAGGTCAAATGCAGCAGATCGACGAAAACACTATCCAAATGGACATCACTTACCAGTCTGGTGAGCGTGCGACGTTAATCGGTGTTCGTGATGGCGAGATGGTGACGTACTTCATCGACGGCGAAGTCGTGGCACAAACTTCAATTGATGAGCTAGAAAGCTACGCGGCTTCACGCGCTTAA
- a CDS encoding succinylglutamate desuccinylase/aspartoacylase family protein, whose translation MARLKPNQPFELLGYTVQPGQRMEIELQAAQLYTHSPLSIPIEIIHGRQAGPTLMVNAAIHGDELNGVEIARQLTNAIDPKKLKGTLLVVPIVNVFGFIHKSRYLPDRRDLNRCFPGSEKGSLTSRIAHTFFENVAKHCDYILDLHTGAIHRTNLPQIRANLSNPETLRIAKAFATPVIIDSPLRDGSLRSEAEKLGIPVLTYEGGEALRFDHLAIRAGYLGVHQVMKEIGMLRPNRKKLPEPVLSKSTSWIRAESDGILRNMVRLGEQVEAGQTLAYISSPLGHQEGQVITTKGGIVIGQQTLPLVNEGDAVFHIAYFKQDDDEVGQSVESYIEEVAEDDWLTALNN comes from the coding sequence ATGGCAAGACTAAAACCTAATCAACCCTTCGAATTACTTGGTTATACTGTTCAGCCAGGACAGAGAATGGAGATTGAACTGCAAGCGGCTCAGCTTTACACGCATTCTCCACTTTCAATCCCGATTGAAATTATTCATGGTCGCCAAGCGGGCCCAACACTGATGGTAAACGCGGCGATCCACGGAGATGAACTAAACGGTGTTGAGATTGCACGACAGCTGACCAATGCGATTGATCCAAAGAAACTGAAAGGAACACTACTGGTTGTGCCTATCGTTAACGTATTTGGTTTTATCCATAAGTCTCGTTACCTACCAGACCGTCGTGACCTGAACCGTTGCTTCCCAGGAAGTGAAAAAGGATCACTGACATCACGCATCGCTCACACCTTCTTTGAGAACGTAGCGAAGCACTGTGATTACATTCTGGATCTTCACACAGGTGCGATTCACCGTACTAACTTGCCACAGATCCGTGCAAACCTGTCGAACCCTGAAACACTGCGCATCGCAAAAGCGTTCGCAACACCCGTGATCATAGATTCTCCACTGCGTGATGGTTCATTGCGCAGCGAAGCGGAAAAACTGGGTATTCCTGTATTAACTTACGAAGGTGGTGAAGCGCTGCGTTTTGATCACCTAGCGATTCGTGCGGGTTACCTTGGCGTGCATCAAGTGATGAAAGAAATCGGCATGCTGCGCCCTAACCGTAAGAAGTTACCAGAGCCAGTATTGAGTAAATCGACCAGTTGGATCCGCGCTGAATCAGACGGCATTTTGCGTAATATGGTAAGGCTTGGCGAACAAGTTGAAGCAGGACAAACCCTGGCTTACATCAGTTCTCCATTGGGTCACCAAGAAGGCCAAGTAATCACCACTAAAGGCGGTATCGTGATTGGTCAGCAAACTCTACCGTTGGTAAACGAAGGTGACGCAGTATTCCACATTGCTTACTTCAAACAAGATGATGATGAAGTGGGACAGTCTGTTGAAAGTTACATTGAAGAAGTCGCGGAAGACGATTGGCTGACAGCGCTAAACAACTAA
- a CDS encoding DUF3622 domain-containing protein — protein sequence MSKNKKFDIRLTEKRNGWCAEITRQVTSRSTTVSKRESGFETEALAQEWAEKELASFISNQAERNERKSEQRKERDELRHTKELKAEQAREARAKAREEEQEDAE from the coding sequence ATGTCTAAGAACAAAAAATTTGATATCCGCCTTACAGAAAAACGCAACGGTTGGTGTGCAGAGATTACTCGTCAAGTAACATCTCGCAGCACAACAGTATCTAAGCGTGAGTCTGGTTTCGAAACTGAAGCTCTAGCACAAGAGTGGGCAGAGAAAGAGCTAGCATCTTTCATCTCAAACCAAGCTGAACGTAACGAACGTAAATCAGAGCAGCGTAAAGAGCGTGACGAACTACGTCACACTAAAGAGCTTAAAGCTGAGCAAGCACGTGAAGCACGCGCAAAAGCTCGTGAAGAAGAGCAAGAAGACGCTGAGTAA
- a CDS encoding adenosine deaminase, protein MDSFIKHLPKVELHLHIEGTLEPELMFQLAKRNNVSIPFDNPNQVRDAYQFHNLQSFLDIYYQGANVLIHEQDFYDLTWAYLLKCQQDNVVHTEIFFDPQTHTERGIAFEVIISGITQALNQAEQELGISSQLIMCFLRHLDEDSAFETLQQALPYKDKIIAVGLDSSEKGNPPEKFKHVFQEAINQGFLTVAHAGEEGPAQNISDALSLLGITRIDHGVRCVEDEDLMEQLIAKRTPLTVCPLSNTKLKVFNTMQEHNIVELLRKGLRVTINSDDPAYFGGYMNDNFLAVANAHPLTKNELAQFSINAVEASFISPHAKEDLIAQVRQYLAENTH, encoded by the coding sequence ATGGATAGCTTCATCAAACATTTACCCAAGGTTGAGCTGCATTTACATATTGAAGGCACGCTAGAACCTGAGCTGATGTTCCAACTGGCCAAGCGCAATAACGTGTCGATTCCCTTTGATAACCCAAACCAAGTAAGAGACGCGTACCAATTCCACAATCTTCAGTCTTTTCTCGATATCTATTATCAAGGCGCTAACGTACTGATTCATGAACAGGATTTCTATGACCTGACTTGGGCTTACCTACTCAAGTGCCAACAAGATAACGTGGTTCATACTGAGATCTTTTTTGACCCTCAAACCCACACCGAACGTGGCATTGCCTTTGAAGTCATCATAAGTGGGATTACTCAAGCTTTGAATCAAGCCGAGCAAGAACTAGGGATCAGCAGCCAGCTGATCATGTGCTTTCTGCGCCATCTTGATGAAGACAGCGCTTTTGAAACACTCCAACAAGCCCTTCCCTACAAAGATAAGATCATTGCCGTCGGGCTGGATTCGTCGGAAAAAGGAAACCCGCCGGAGAAGTTTAAGCATGTATTCCAAGAGGCGATCAACCAAGGGTTCCTGACCGTCGCGCACGCCGGAGAGGAAGGCCCTGCGCAAAATATTAGTGACGCGCTGAGCTTGTTGGGCATCACCCGTATTGATCATGGCGTTCGCTGTGTAGAAGATGAAGACTTGATGGAACAGCTAATCGCTAAACGCACACCGCTAACCGTGTGCCCGCTATCGAATACCAAACTAAAGGTCTTCAACACCATGCAAGAACACAATATCGTCGAGTTGCTGAGAAAAGGGTTGCGCGTCACCATCAATTCCGATGATCCGGCTTACTTCGGCGGCTATATGAATGATAACTTCCTCGCCGTCGCCAATGCTCATCCACTGACTAAAAACGAATTAGCGCAATTCAGTATTAATGCTGTCGAAGCGAGTTTCATCTCGCCTCACGCCAAAGAAGATCTCATTGCACAAGTGCGCCAATATCTTGCCGAGAATACTCACTAA